In one window of Bradysia coprophila strain Holo2 chromosome IV unlocalized genomic scaffold, BU_Bcop_v1 contig_106, whole genome shotgun sequence DNA:
- the LOC119071034 gene encoding probable medium-chain specific acyl-CoA dehydrogenase, mitochondrial: MYKALKSLAPISRRAFSTTSVRASGGFSVSLTDEQREMQELARKFTKEEIIPNAAHFDRTGEYPIEIVKKAHAVGLMNGHIPQDCGGLGLGVFESCLVTEELAFGCTGILLAIEGTGLGQTPVIMAGNEEQKKKYLGRLIEEPIVAAYAVTEPGAGSDVNGVKTKAVKKGDEWVINGQKMWITNGGIANWYFVLARTNPDPKAPANKAFTGFIVEANTPGVTPGRKELNMGQRCSDTRGITFEDVRVPKENVVMGEGAGFKIAMMTFDKTRPPVAAGATGLAKRALYEATNYSLQRTTFGVPIAQHQAVSALLADMAIGVETGRLSWMRAAWEVDNGAQNRSYHASVAKCYAADMCNRVASDAVQVFGGAGFNSEYPVEKLMRDAKIYQIYEGTSQIQRLIIAKSLITEAMQRA, encoded by the exons ATGTACAAG GCACTTAAATCTTTGGCGCCGATAAGTCGCAGGGCATTTTCAACGACAAGTGTCCGGGCGTCAGGTGGCTTTAGTGTCAGCTTAACAGATG AACAACGAGAAATGCAAGAATTGGCAAGGAAATTCACGAAGGAGGAAATCATTCCGAATGCAGCGCATTTCGATAGGACCGGTGAATATCCAATTGAAATTGTGAAGAAAGCCCATGCCGTTGGTCTGATGAATGGCCACATTCCACAAGACTGTG GTGGTCTTGGACTTGGAGTATTTGAATCGTGTTTAGTTACTGAGGAATTGGCGTTTGGATGTACTGGAATTTTGTTAGCGATCGAAGGAACGGGCTTGGGTCAAACACCGGTGATTATGGCTGGCAATGAGGaacagaaaaagaaatatttgggaaGACTTATTGAGGAGCCAATTGTAGCT GCGTATGCTGTGACTGAACCTGGAGCAGGATCAGACGTAAATGGTGTGAAAACGAAAGCTGTAAAGAAGGGAGACGAGTGGGTGATTAACGGTCAAAAAATGTGGATCACTAACGGAG GCATCGCCAATTGGTACTTTGTACTGGCCAGAACGAATCCCGATCCAAAAGCTCCGGCTAACAAAGCGTTCACTGGCTTCATTGTCGAAGCTAACACACCAGGTGTAACTCCCGGCCGAAAGGAACTGAACATGGGACAACGTTGTTCTGACACGCGTGGAATCACATTCGAAGACGTTCGAGTgccgaaagaaaatgttgtgatGGGCGAAGGAGCCggtttcaaaattgcaatgatGACTTTCGATAAGACTCGTCCACCTGTGGCTGCCGGTGCCACTGGTCTTGCAAAGCGAGCACTTTATGAAGCCACCAATTATTCGTTGCAACGAACAACGTTTGGTGTGCCAATTGCTCAACATCAAGCCGTTTCAGCGCTGCTAGCTGACATGGCAATTGGTGTGGAAACGGGACGTTTGTCTTGGATGAGAGCCGCATGGGAAGTGGATAATGGCGCTCAGAATAGGAGTTATCACGCTTCAGTCGCTAAGTGCTATGCTGCCGATATGTGCAATCGTGTCGCTTCGGATGCTGTGCAAGTGTTTGGTGGCGCTGGTTTTAATTCGGAATATCCC GTCGAGAAGTTGATGCGAGACGCTAAGATCTACCAAATCTACGAGGGCACATCTCAAATTCAAAGACTTATCATTGCGAAGTCACTTATTACCGAAGCAATGCAACGAGCTTAA
- the LOC119071032 gene encoding protein SON isoform X1 translates to MSEDSQLTEPKNSVSLPEIPLSSVKIKQEKITPPASPVRNPATQLLNVKREKEAVSSNEHTISESVFATFLPPSDDKKAVALTKSSEELLAELFQSFNSAPPTTLLIDDGKTSKKPKKKHKKDKKKKHKKKGRSSSDEEDGQDGDKAEKKLKLKKVKKEKRDKLLDGKDIKSEKEKSKKRKSDDPLATSKHKKKKKEKDKDEERKEELDIDEYEKQLLEKVHREENAKSDPKMKSKIFIKSFKHSAVFEENVKQAEQRKKEKEKERKRDKHNVESESDQSKSSEISLSDEETYERNRSRFYERDSYYGNNRSRDDRHRDRSPRNRSRDRYESRESSYYGHGYRGLGSRYDDRDRDRRRRRSRSRSLHSADRIDKKRLLEIARKNAISMLKNGTLPGTQNLAPEAKEKVLAKMRFGGKSVDELTEFCKKLSNGESSGYLSDVSDDSDHDEDGNDRPFNHPFMLKERNEPIVMNIKNATPIPPKTAEQTKAILMQFPVSSGQHHRLNESEWVPVPPAPKKPAVKAPAKVEKTVKQAPAAIMPAPPNPEPVPAPETNIFPDANVGTNLDVTTIITKRLNAMRKLQDNPLDQEAIKLMYNTQKDMSAWANSKFIPGQFTGSTGANILSARELTSGFQAWAKRDQLITATPLSSGMGMHLLQKMGWRPGEGLGKEKNGSLQPLLLEVKLDKKGLVANEDNSGANNQPKRRKPMNVAQATQNMESKHPVSLLGELSAKRKWQMPKYDLVCEDGPHHNRQFLFTVEMNGMVYRPPNASNNKKEAKAVAAKFALQQMGVLH, encoded by the exons ATGAGTGAAGACAGTCAACTAACAGAGCCGAAGAACTCTGTGTCGTTACCTGAGATTCCACTGAGTTCAGTGAAAATAAAGCAGGAAAAAATCACTCCACCAGCATCTCCAGTACGCAATCCAGCAACACAATTGCTGAATGTGAAGCGGGAAAAAGAGGCTGTTTCTTCCAACGAGCACACCATAAGTGAAAGTGTTTTTGCGACATTCTTACCGCCTAGTGACGATAAGAAAGCGGTCGCATTGACAAAATCGTCGGAAGAATTACTTGCCGAATTATTTCAGTCGTTTAATAGTGCACCACCAACTACATTGCTGATCGATGATGGAAAGACGTCGAAAAAGCCGAAAAAGAAACACAAGAAAgataagaaaaagaaacacaaaaaGAAGGGTCGGAGCAGCAGTGATGAGGAGGATGGGCAGGATGGCGACAAGGCGGAGAAGAagttaaaattgaagaaagtgAAAAAGGAGAAGAGGGACAAACTATTGGACGGGAAGGACATTAAAAGtgagaaagaaaaatcgaagaaaagaaaatcggaCGATCCGCTCGCAACGAGCAAacataaaaagaagaaaaaagaaaaggatAAGGATGAGGAGCGCAAGGAAGAGCTGGATATCGACGAATATGAGAAGCAACTGCTGGAGAAGGTTCACCGTGAGGAAAACGCGAAATCAGATCCAAAAATgaagtcaaaaattttcatcaaaagcTTCAAACACAGTGCGGTCTtcgaagaaaatgtgaaacaagCGGAACAACGGAAGAAGGAGAAAGAAAAAGAGCGTAAACGTGACAAACACAATGTTGAAAGCGAAAGTGATCAGTCAAAGTCGTCGGAAATATCATTATCCGACGAGGAAACGTATGAGAGAAATCGATCCCGTTTCTACGAACGCGACTCCTATTACGGTAATAATCGGTCCAGAGATGATCGCCACAGAGATCGGTCACCCCGAAACAGATCTCGAGATCGGTATGAATCGCGTGAATCGTCATACTACGGGCACGGTTACAGAGGACTTGGTAGCAGATATGATGATCGGGATAGGGATAGACGAAG GCGACGTTCTCGTTCGAGGTCTCTTCATTCGGCCGATCGTATTGACAAGAAACGTTTACTGGAAATCGCCCGGAAGAATGCCATATCGATGCTGAAGAATGGAACATTACCGGGAACGCAGAATTTGGCACCGGAGGCTAAGGAGAAAGTATTAGCAAAGATGCGTTTCGGTG GAAAATCGGTCGACGAACTCACGGAATTCTGCAAAAAACTATCAAATGGTGAATCGAGCGGTTACTTATCCGATGTGTCTGATGACAGTGATCATGACGAGGACGGCAATGACAGACCGTTCAATCATCCATTCATGCTAAAAGAACGCAACGAACCAATTGTTATGAATATCAAG AATGCAACGCCAATCCCACCGAAAACCGCTGAACAAACGAAAGCCATTTTGATGCAATTTCCGGTTTCGTCTGGCCAGCATCATAGATTAAACGAGAGTGAATGGGTACCTGTGCCGCCCGCACCGAAGAAACCGGCAGTGAAAG CCCCAGCAAAAGTTGAGAAAACAGTCAAACAAGCTCCAGCAGCTATCATGCCAGCACCTCCTAATCCAGAACCAGTTCCTGCACcggaaacaaatattttcccagATGCCAATGTCGGAACT AACCTGGACGTGACGACCATTATAACAAAGAGGTTAAATGCTATGAGGAAGTTACAGGATAATCCATTGGATCAGGAAGCCATCAAATTGATGTACAATACACAGAAGGAT ATGTCGGCTTGGGCTAACTCAAAATTTATACCAGGACAATTCACAGGCAGCACTGGTGCTAACATTCTTTCTGCGAGGGAACTGACATCCGGTTTTCAAGCCTGGGCGAAAAGA GATCAATTAATTACGGCCACACCGCTATCTTCTGGAATGGGAATGCATCTGCTACAGAAAATG GGATGGCGACCAGGCGAAGGATTGGGTAAAGAAAAGAATGGATCTCTGCAACCACTATTGTTGGAAGTGAAACTCGACAAGAAGGGCTTGGTAGCGAACGAAgat AATTCGGGAGCAAATAATCAGCCTAAACGCCGTAAGCCTATGAACGTGGCACAGGCAACACAAAATATGGAAAGCAAGCATCCTGTATCGTTGCTGGGTGAATTGTCAGCGAAACGTAAATGGCAGATGCCGAAATACGATCTGGTATGCGAGGACGGACCACACCATAATCGTCAGTTTTTATTTACG GTCGAGATGAATGGTATGGTATATCGGCCACCGAATGCCAGCAACAATAAAAAGGAGGCCAAGGCTGTGGCTGCAAAGTTTGCATTGCAGCAGATGGGAGTATTACATTAG
- the LOC119071032 gene encoding protein SON isoform X3, whose protein sequence is MSEDSQLTEPKNSVSLPEIPLSSVKIKQEKITPPASPVRNPATQLLNVKREKEAVSSNEHTISESVFATFLPPSDDKKAVALTKSSEELLAELFQSFNSAPPTTLLIDDGKTSKKPKKKHKKDKKKKHKKKGRSSSDEEDGQDGDKAEKKLKLKKVKKEKRDKLLDGKDIKSEKEKSKKRKSDDPLATSKHKKKKKEKDKDEERKEELDIDEYEKQLLEKVHREENAKSDPKMKSKIFIKSFKHSAVFEENVKQAEQRKKEKEKERKRDKHNVESESDQSKSSEISLSDEETYERNRSRFYERDSYYGNNRSRDDRHRDRSPRNRSRDRYESRESSYYGHGYRGLGSRYDDRDRDRRRRRSRSRSLHSADRIDKKRLLEIARKNAISMLKNGTLPGTQNLAPEAKEKVLAKMRFGGKSVDELTEFCKKLSNGESSGYLSDVSDDSDHDEDGNDRPFNHPFMLKERNEPIVMNIKNATPIPPKTAEQTKAILMQFPVSSGQHHRLNESEWVPVPPAPKKPAVKAPAKVEKTVKQAPAAIMPAPPNPEPVPAPETNIFPDANVGTNLDVTTIITKRLNAMRKLQDNPLDQEAIKLMYNTQKDMSAWANSKFIPGQFTGSTGANILSARELTSGFQAWAKRIYLA, encoded by the exons ATGAGTGAAGACAGTCAACTAACAGAGCCGAAGAACTCTGTGTCGTTACCTGAGATTCCACTGAGTTCAGTGAAAATAAAGCAGGAAAAAATCACTCCACCAGCATCTCCAGTACGCAATCCAGCAACACAATTGCTGAATGTGAAGCGGGAAAAAGAGGCTGTTTCTTCCAACGAGCACACCATAAGTGAAAGTGTTTTTGCGACATTCTTACCGCCTAGTGACGATAAGAAAGCGGTCGCATTGACAAAATCGTCGGAAGAATTACTTGCCGAATTATTTCAGTCGTTTAATAGTGCACCACCAACTACATTGCTGATCGATGATGGAAAGACGTCGAAAAAGCCGAAAAAGAAACACAAGAAAgataagaaaaagaaacacaaaaaGAAGGGTCGGAGCAGCAGTGATGAGGAGGATGGGCAGGATGGCGACAAGGCGGAGAAGAagttaaaattgaagaaagtgAAAAAGGAGAAGAGGGACAAACTATTGGACGGGAAGGACATTAAAAGtgagaaagaaaaatcgaagaaaagaaaatcggaCGATCCGCTCGCAACGAGCAAacataaaaagaagaaaaaagaaaaggatAAGGATGAGGAGCGCAAGGAAGAGCTGGATATCGACGAATATGAGAAGCAACTGCTGGAGAAGGTTCACCGTGAGGAAAACGCGAAATCAGATCCAAAAATgaagtcaaaaattttcatcaaaagcTTCAAACACAGTGCGGTCTtcgaagaaaatgtgaaacaagCGGAACAACGGAAGAAGGAGAAAGAAAAAGAGCGTAAACGTGACAAACACAATGTTGAAAGCGAAAGTGATCAGTCAAAGTCGTCGGAAATATCATTATCCGACGAGGAAACGTATGAGAGAAATCGATCCCGTTTCTACGAACGCGACTCCTATTACGGTAATAATCGGTCCAGAGATGATCGCCACAGAGATCGGTCACCCCGAAACAGATCTCGAGATCGGTATGAATCGCGTGAATCGTCATACTACGGGCACGGTTACAGAGGACTTGGTAGCAGATATGATGATCGGGATAGGGATAGACGAAG GCGACGTTCTCGTTCGAGGTCTCTTCATTCGGCCGATCGTATTGACAAGAAACGTTTACTGGAAATCGCCCGGAAGAATGCCATATCGATGCTGAAGAATGGAACATTACCGGGAACGCAGAATTTGGCACCGGAGGCTAAGGAGAAAGTATTAGCAAAGATGCGTTTCGGTG GAAAATCGGTCGACGAACTCACGGAATTCTGCAAAAAACTATCAAATGGTGAATCGAGCGGTTACTTATCCGATGTGTCTGATGACAGTGATCATGACGAGGACGGCAATGACAGACCGTTCAATCATCCATTCATGCTAAAAGAACGCAACGAACCAATTGTTATGAATATCAAG AATGCAACGCCAATCCCACCGAAAACCGCTGAACAAACGAAAGCCATTTTGATGCAATTTCCGGTTTCGTCTGGCCAGCATCATAGATTAAACGAGAGTGAATGGGTACCTGTGCCGCCCGCACCGAAGAAACCGGCAGTGAAAG CCCCAGCAAAAGTTGAGAAAACAGTCAAACAAGCTCCAGCAGCTATCATGCCAGCACCTCCTAATCCAGAACCAGTTCCTGCACcggaaacaaatattttcccagATGCCAATGTCGGAACT AACCTGGACGTGACGACCATTATAACAAAGAGGTTAAATGCTATGAGGAAGTTACAGGATAATCCATTGGATCAGGAAGCCATCAAATTGATGTACAATACACAGAAGGAT ATGTCGGCTTGGGCTAACTCAAAATTTATACCAGGACAATTCACAGGCAGCACTGGTGCTAACATTCTTTCTGCGAGGGAACTGACATCCGGTTTTCAAGCCTGGGCGAAAAGA ATATATTTAGCTTAG
- the LOC119071032 gene encoding protein SON isoform X2, with the protein MSEDSQLTEPKNSVSLPEIPLSSVKIKQEKITPPASPVRNPATQLLNVKREKEAVSSNEHTISESVFATFLPPSDDKKAVALTKSSEELLAELFQSFNSAPPTTLLIDDGKTSKKPKKKHKKDKKKKHKKKGRSSSDEEDGQDGDKAEKKLKLKKVKKEKRDKLLDGKDIKSEKEKSKKRKSDDPLATSKHKKKKKEKDKDEERKEELDIDEYEKQLLEKVHREENAKSDPKMKSKIFIKSFKHSAVFEENVKQAEQRKKEKEKERKRDKHNVESESDQSKSSEISLSDEETYERNRSRFYERDSYYGNNRSRDDRHRDRSPRNRSRDRYESRESSYYGHGYRGLGSRYDDRDRDRRRRRSRSRSLHSADRIDKKRLLEIARKNAISMLKNGTLPGTQNLAPEAKEKVLAKMRFGGKSVDELTEFCKKLSNGESSGYLSDVSDDSDHDEDGNDRPFNHPFMLKERNEPIVMNIKNATPIPPKTAEQTKAILMQFPVSSGQHHRLNESEWVPVPPAPKKPAVKAPAKVEKTVKQAPAAIMPAPPNPEPVPAPETNIFPDANVGTNLDVTTIITKRLNAMRKLQDNPLDQEAIKLMYNTQKDMSAWANSKFIPGQFTGSTGANILSARELTSGFQAWAKRMKLIRLSDRVVRTQQRIDRQIFGFIFRI; encoded by the exons ATGAGTGAAGACAGTCAACTAACAGAGCCGAAGAACTCTGTGTCGTTACCTGAGATTCCACTGAGTTCAGTGAAAATAAAGCAGGAAAAAATCACTCCACCAGCATCTCCAGTACGCAATCCAGCAACACAATTGCTGAATGTGAAGCGGGAAAAAGAGGCTGTTTCTTCCAACGAGCACACCATAAGTGAAAGTGTTTTTGCGACATTCTTACCGCCTAGTGACGATAAGAAAGCGGTCGCATTGACAAAATCGTCGGAAGAATTACTTGCCGAATTATTTCAGTCGTTTAATAGTGCACCACCAACTACATTGCTGATCGATGATGGAAAGACGTCGAAAAAGCCGAAAAAGAAACACAAGAAAgataagaaaaagaaacacaaaaaGAAGGGTCGGAGCAGCAGTGATGAGGAGGATGGGCAGGATGGCGACAAGGCGGAGAAGAagttaaaattgaagaaagtgAAAAAGGAGAAGAGGGACAAACTATTGGACGGGAAGGACATTAAAAGtgagaaagaaaaatcgaagaaaagaaaatcggaCGATCCGCTCGCAACGAGCAAacataaaaagaagaaaaaagaaaaggatAAGGATGAGGAGCGCAAGGAAGAGCTGGATATCGACGAATATGAGAAGCAACTGCTGGAGAAGGTTCACCGTGAGGAAAACGCGAAATCAGATCCAAAAATgaagtcaaaaattttcatcaaaagcTTCAAACACAGTGCGGTCTtcgaagaaaatgtgaaacaagCGGAACAACGGAAGAAGGAGAAAGAAAAAGAGCGTAAACGTGACAAACACAATGTTGAAAGCGAAAGTGATCAGTCAAAGTCGTCGGAAATATCATTATCCGACGAGGAAACGTATGAGAGAAATCGATCCCGTTTCTACGAACGCGACTCCTATTACGGTAATAATCGGTCCAGAGATGATCGCCACAGAGATCGGTCACCCCGAAACAGATCTCGAGATCGGTATGAATCGCGTGAATCGTCATACTACGGGCACGGTTACAGAGGACTTGGTAGCAGATATGATGATCGGGATAGGGATAGACGAAG GCGACGTTCTCGTTCGAGGTCTCTTCATTCGGCCGATCGTATTGACAAGAAACGTTTACTGGAAATCGCCCGGAAGAATGCCATATCGATGCTGAAGAATGGAACATTACCGGGAACGCAGAATTTGGCACCGGAGGCTAAGGAGAAAGTATTAGCAAAGATGCGTTTCGGTG GAAAATCGGTCGACGAACTCACGGAATTCTGCAAAAAACTATCAAATGGTGAATCGAGCGGTTACTTATCCGATGTGTCTGATGACAGTGATCATGACGAGGACGGCAATGACAGACCGTTCAATCATCCATTCATGCTAAAAGAACGCAACGAACCAATTGTTATGAATATCAAG AATGCAACGCCAATCCCACCGAAAACCGCTGAACAAACGAAAGCCATTTTGATGCAATTTCCGGTTTCGTCTGGCCAGCATCATAGATTAAACGAGAGTGAATGGGTACCTGTGCCGCCCGCACCGAAGAAACCGGCAGTGAAAG CCCCAGCAAAAGTTGAGAAAACAGTCAAACAAGCTCCAGCAGCTATCATGCCAGCACCTCCTAATCCAGAACCAGTTCCTGCACcggaaacaaatattttcccagATGCCAATGTCGGAACT AACCTGGACGTGACGACCATTATAACAAAGAGGTTAAATGCTATGAGGAAGTTACAGGATAATCCATTGGATCAGGAAGCCATCAAATTGATGTACAATACACAGAAGGAT ATGTCGGCTTGGGCTAACTCAAAATTTATACCAGGACAATTCACAGGCAGCACTGGTGCTAACATTCTTTCTGCGAGGGAACTGACATCCGGTTTTCAAGCCTGGGCGAAAAGA ATGAAACTAATCCGACTGAGTGATAGAGTAGTACGGACACAACAGAGAATCGACCGTCAAATATTTGGATTTATTTTTAGGATTTGA
- the LOC119071035 gene encoding putative helicase MOV-10 yields MCLRAIFPRFKQMCYINRTSLLAGVRNSSSRLTSGYRSKYEKRLSMERLPNHKLPQDFIEYESGRSTSIELQGEIDKWKNDKESMRASEANYIDSSRLMIHLEEASEEARVQKCNQYNVKLHPVSGSESEFFFFVESAEMKDLYATVKQFTEFTLVSKQGKRTSDGQIIFKEDNKIFVELNTVDDWHPDHLYDIVFRYNRNYYLVQHQALDFVRRHKLFDLLINNPKYYSATVESRTDDDRKYHLPDVLDNFYLNEEQNDAIVNMIRGDYFPLPYLLYGPAGTGKTKTLVAAILSILETSDDNILVCTQSNDACDEITVRLMEYTKADIFRMYTPSRETDEIPKSVLTCANYYDGELKLPPLHYIRRHRVVICTLAMAGCLTRAHCSPNHFSYVMIDECASALETMALVPIAGLCTTENNLCAKIILAGDPKQLDALAISQTAEELGYSTSFLEHLFNCPLYRRDAASGKFNARFITQLVKNYRSHPAILHVPNQLFYEGALVAEVTPQISDLDVDLPELNPDFPVIFKSVQGQCIQPDDDTSSYNIEEITEVMAYIRAILHNNDQLDQSDVGVISPYRLQCEFIRALCKRNGYPEITVGTAERFQGQERKIVIASTVCSRNDTVGSFVSDPQRLNVMLTRAQYLLIVIGDPHTLNTNPHWHEFIKYCYSNGSLIQGDNQFTLSNDSVEI; encoded by the exons ATGTGTTTACGAGCAATTTTTCCTCGCTTCAAACAAATGTGTTACATAAACAGAACGTCTTTGCTCGCCGGAGTGAGGAACTCCAGCTCCAGACTCACATCAGGTTACAGATCcaaatatgaaaaacgtttgtCTATGGAGCGTTTACCGAATCACAAATTACCGCAAGACTTCATCGAATACGAGTCTGGCCGAAGTACGTCGATTGAACTCCAAGGAGAAATTGA CAAATGGAAGAACGATAAGGAATCGATGAGAGCTTCCGAAGCGAATTATATCGATTCGTCGCGATTGATGATCCATTTGGAGGAGGCCAGCGAGGAGGCCCGAGTGCAAAAATGCAATCAGTACAATGTGAAGCTGCATCCTGTCAGTGGCAGCGAAAGTGAATTCTTCTTTTTCGTGGAG TCGGCTGAAATGAAGGACCTCTACGCAACGGTCAAACAATTCACCGAATTTACTCTCGTATCGAAACAAGGAAAACGTACCAGTGATGGCCAGATCATTTTCAAAgaagacaacaaaatttttgtcgaaCTGAACACCGTGGACGATTGGCATCCCGACCATCTATACGACATAGTGTTCCGATATAATCGAAACTATTATTTGGTGCAACACCAAGCCCTAGATTTCGTGCGACGCCACAAACTTTTCGATCTTCTGATAAATAAtccaaaatattattcagcCACAGTGGAAAGTCGTACCGATGATGATCGGAAGTACCATCTGCCGGACGTACTAGATAATTTCTATTTGAACGAAGAGCAGAACGACGCAATAGTGAATATGATCCGAGGCGACTACTTCCCTCTACCGTATCTGTTGTACGGTCCCGCTGGAACTGGCAAGACTAAGACACTTGTCGCGGCAATCTTAAGCATTTTGGAGACTAGTGATGACAACATTTTAGTCTGTACACAGTCCAATGATGCATGTGACGAAATTACTGTTCGCCTAATGGAGTACACAAAGGCTGACATATTTCGGATGTACACACCGTCGAGAGAGACAGATGAGATACCAAAGTCCGTGTTAACATGCGCCAATTACTATGATGGAGAGTTAAAGTTACCGCCATTGCATTACATACGCAGACATCGTGTAGTTATTTGTACACTAGCCATGGCTGGTTGTTTGACTAGAGCCCATTGCAGTCCCAATCACTTCAGTTATGTGATGATCGACGAATGTGCCAGTGCTCTGGAAACAATGGCTTTGGTGCCCATCGCTGGATTATGTACGACAGAGAATAACCTGTGCGCAAAGATTATCTTAGCTGGGGATCCCAAGCAACTTGATGCTCTAGCGATATCTCAAACAGCTGAAGAGCTGGGATACAGCACGTCGTTTCTGGAACATTTATTCAATTGTCCACTGTACAGACGTGATGCTGCGAGTGGGAAATTTAATGCGAGATTCATAACTCAATTGGTAAAAAATTATCGTTCTCATCCAGCGATATTGCACGTTCCGAATCAATTGTTTTATGAAGGTGCCTTAGTAGCAGAAGTAACACCGCAGATATCCGATTTGGATGTCGATCTACCTGAGTTGAATCCAGATTTTCCAGTTATTTTCAAGTCGGTTCAAGGACAATGCATTCAGCCAGATGATGATACCAG TTCGTACAACATCGAAGAAATCACGGAAGTCATGGCGTACATACGAGCCATCCTGCATAACAACGACCAACTGGATCAATCGGATGTTGGAGTGATATCACCTTACCGATTACAATGCGAATTTATTCGAGCTCTGTGCAAACGGAACGGCTATCCGGAGATTACAGTTGGTACTGCGGAAAGATTTCAAGGTCAGGAGAGAAAAATCGTTATTGCATCGACAGTGTGTTCACGTAATGACACCGTTGGCAGTTTTGTGAGCGATCCGcag AGACTAAACGTTATGCTAACGCGAGCGCAGTATCTTTTAATCGTTATCGGTGACCCGCATACGTTAAATACGAATCCACATTGGCATGAGTTCATCAAATATTGTTACTCAAATGGGAGTTTAATTCAAGGCGACAATCAGTTCACCTTAAGCAATGACAGTgtagaaatttga